DNA sequence from the Streptomyces tsukubensis genome:
CAGATCGTCGACGCGGAAGAAGACGTACGGTCCGGCGCCGCGGTCGCCGCCGTGGATGCCGCCGGGCCCGCCCGGTGTACGGAACGCGTGCCCGCCGCCCATACCGCCGGGCTCGAAGGACCAGCCCAGCAGCGCTCCGTAGAACGCCCTGGCCCGGTCGGCGTCGGCCACACCGAGTTCGACGAAGGAGATCTCACCGGCCATCGTCCGGCCCGCCTTCCGCCCGGGTCACGGTCGCCCGGGTCCTTCCACCGTAGGGGCGGGCCCCACCCGCCGCACCCCCTAGAGCCGTCCCCGGCCGCCCCTAGAGAGGGCGGGGGTTCTTGACCGCCCGATGGCACCGGGCGAGGGTGGGAGTCGGCCGCCGCCTGACACGTGTTCGCCGGTGGGGTACGGCCGTGCGCAAGGCCGTCCCGTCGGCGCAGAGTCGCGACGCCGGGCCGTCGTCCCGTTCCGTTCGTCGTCGACCAGGCAGGGGTGACCCCTTGTTCGATTCCCCCGGGTCCGGGGTGCCGGGCGCACCGCCCGACACGGTGCTGTCGTACGCCTCCGGCACCGCCACCCCGTGTACCCACACGCCCCGTCAGACCCCTGCATACCAGGGCAAGGGTGACCGATTGAGGGAGGGCAAGCTCACACTCCGTACATCTGCTGTACGTGTGTGCAGATGTCCTAGCATCCCGGCATGACCGTGCTCCCCGACCGCCCCCTTGAGGGGTTCTCCCTGGCCGCAGACTTCCCCGAGGCCGACGCCGGCACCTGGCGCCGCCTGGTCGCCGGTGTGCTGCGCAAGACGGGCAAGGACGTCCCCGAGGACGCGGTGGAGGACGCGCTCGCCACCCTCGTCGAAGAGGGTCTGAGCGTCCGTCCGCTGCATACCGGCGACCAGACGGACGACACCTCCGCCCCCACCGGCTTGCCGGCCTTTCCCGGCTTCGCCCCCTTCACCCGCGGCGGCCGTCCCGAAGGCGGCGCGGTCGCCGGATGGGACGTACGGCAGCGTCACGACCGTCCGGATCCGGCCGCCGCCAACGAGGCGGTCCTCGCCGATCTGGAGCACGGCGTCACGTCCCTGTGGCTGTCCGTCGGCGCGTCCGGCGTCCCGGTCTCCGGGCTGGCCGCCGCTCTCGACGGCGTACTGCTCGACCTCGCGCCCGTCGTCCTCGACGCCGGTGACGACGTCGAGGAGGCCGCCGCCGTCCTCTTCGGTCTGTACGAGCGGGCGGGCACCGCCCCGGCACCCGGCGGCAATCTGGGCGCCGACCCCTTCGGGCAGGCGGCGCGCACCGGCGCCCACGACGCCGTCACGGACCGTCTCGGGGTCGCGGTGGGGCTCGCCCGGCGCTGCCACGAGACCGTGCCCGGTCTGCGCGCGCTGACCGTGGACGCGCTGCCGTACCACGAGGCCGGTGCGTCGGCCGCCCAGGAACTCGGCTGTTCCCTGGCGACCGGGGTGGCCCTGCTGCGTGCGCTCACGGACGCCGGACTCGGCATCGAAGCGGCCCTGGGCCAGCTGGAGTTCCGGTACGCGGCGGGCGCCGACCAGTTTCTGACGATCGCGAAGCTGCGGGCGGCCCGGCGCCTCTGGGCCCGGGTCGCCGAGGCGTGCGGCGCCGACGGTACGGCGGGCGCCCAGCGCCAGCACGCGGTCACCTCACCGGTGATGATGACCCGTCGGGACCCCTGGGTGAACATGCTGCGCACCACGGTCGCCGCGCTCGGCGCGGGCGTCGGCGGCGCGGACGCGGTGACGGTGCTGCCGTTCGACCATGCGCTCGGTCTGCCGGACGCCTTCGCCCGCCGGATCGCCCGCAACACCTCCGTGATCCTGCTGGAGGAGTCGCATATCGGCCGGGTGATCGACCCGGCGGGCGGCTCCTGGTACGTGGAGCGGCTCACGGAGGATCTGGCCCAGCGGGCCTGGGAGTGGTTCCAGGAGCTGGAGCGGGCCGGTGGACAGCTCGCCGCGCTCCGCTCCGGTCTGGTGGAGACGCGCATCGGCGCCGTGTGGGAGCACCGCCGCGGAAAGCTGGCCACCCGCCGGGAGCCGGTCACCGGAGTCAGCGAGTTCCCCCTGCTGTCCGAGGCACCGGTGAAGCGCGACCCCGCGCCCGAACCGCCGGCGGGCGGGCTGCCCAGGGTCCGGCGCGACGAGGCGTTCGAGGCGCTGCGCAGCCGCTCCGACGCGGCCGTGGCGGCGGGCGGCGACCGGCCGCGGATCTTCCTGGCGGCCCTCGGCCCGGCGTCGGCGCACACCGCTCGCGCCTCGTTCACGGCAAACCTGTTCGCCGCGGGCGGTATCGAGCCGGTGCACGATCCGGTGACGGTGGACGCCGGTTCGGTGGCGGCGGCCTTCGCGGCCTCCGGGGCGGAACTGGCCTGCATCTGTTCCAGTGACGCGCTCTACGCCGAACAGGCGGAATCGGTCGCCGGGGCGCTGAAGGCCGCGGGGGCGCGCCGCGTCTACCTCGCCGGGCGCCCCGGGGAACTGCGCGAGACGTACGAACGGGCCGGGGTGGACGAGTTCGTGGTCGCGGGCGGCGACGCCGTGGCCGTGCTCACCCGGGCCCTCGACCTGATCGGAGTGGCTCCGTGACCATCCCCGACTTCACCGGCATCGAGCTGGGGCCGGGCGCGCGGGCGGCCGGTGACGACGACCGCTGGCGGGCCGCCGTCAAGGAGTCCTGCGGACGGAACGCGGACGACCTGGTGTGGGAGACCCCGGAGGGGATCCCTGTGAAGCCGCTGTACACGGAGGCCGATCTGGCCCCGGTGGACTTCCTGGGCACCTATCCGGGGATCGCGCCGTATCTGCGCGGCCCGTACCCGACGATGTACGTCAACCAGCCGTGGACGATCCGGCAGTACGCGGGGTTCTCCACCGCCGAGGAGTCCAACGCCTTCTACCGGCGGAATCTGGCGGCCGGTCAGAAGGGCCTGTCGGTCGCCTTCGACCTGCCGACGCACCGGGGGTACGACTCCGATCATCCCCGGGTCACCGGTGATGTCGGCATGGCCGGGGTGGCGATCGACTCCATCTACGACATGCGGCAGCTCTTCGCCGGTATTCCGCTGGACCGGATGAGCGTGTCGATGACCATGAACGGCGCGGTGCTGCCGGTCCTGGCGCTGTACATCGTGGCGGCCGAGGAGCAGGGGGTGGCGCCCGAGCAGCTGGCCGGGACCATCCAGAACGACATCCTCAAGGAGTTCATGGTCCGCAACACGTACATCTATCCGCCGAAGCCGTCGATGCGGATCATCTCCGACATCTTCGCCTTCACCTCGCGGCGGATGCCCCGCTACAACTCCATCTCCATCTCCGGGTACCACATCCAGGAGGCGGGGGCGACGGCCGATCTGGAGCTGGCGTACACGCTGGCGGACGGCATGGAGTATCTGCGGGCCGGTATCGGCACCGGTCTCGACGTGGACGCGTTCGCGCCGCGGCTGTCGTTCTTCTGGGCGATCGGCATGAACTTCTTCATGGAGGTCGCCAAGCTGCGGGCGGCCCGGCTGCTGTGGGCGAAGCTGGTGCGCACCTTCGAGCCGAAGAACGCGAAGTCGCTGTCGCTGCGCACCCATTCCCAGACCTCGGGCTGGTCGCTGACGGCGCAGGACGTGTTCAACAATGTGACGCGGACCTGTGTGGAGGCGATGGCCGCCACCCAGGGGCACACCCAGTCGCTGCACACCAACGCGCTGGACGAGGCGCTGGCGCTGCCGACGGACTTCTCGGCGCGGATCGCCCGCAACACCCAGATCCTGCTCCAGCAGGAGTCGGGGACGACCCGGGCGATCGACCCCTGGGGCGGCAGTGCGTACGTGGAGCGGCTGACGTACGACCTGGCGCGCCGGGCCTGGCAGCACATCGAGGAGGTCGAGGCCGCGGGCGGCATGGCGCAGGCCATCGACGCGGGCATCCCCAAGCTGCGGGTGGAGGAGGCGGCGGCCCGGACCCAGGCCCGGATCGACTCGGGCCGGCAGCCGGTGATCGGCGTGAACAAGTACCGGGTCGAATCCGACGAGCAGATCGACGTGCTGAAGGTCGACAACTCGGCGGTGCGGGCGCAGCAGATCGACAAGCTGCGGCGGCTCCGGGAGGAGCGCGACGAGGCGGTGTGCCGGGACGCGCTGCGGGCGCTGACCGCGGCCGCGGGCTCGGCGCCCGGCCCCGGTCTTGAGGGCAATCTGCTGGCGCTGGCGGTGGACGCGGCGCGCGCGAAGGCGACCGTGGGTGAGATCTCGGACGCCCTGGAGGCCGTGTACGGGCGGCATTCGGGCCAGATCCGTACGATCTCCGGTGTGTACCGAGGTGAGGCAGGACAGTCCCCGTCCGTGGCGCGGACCCGGACGCTGGTCGAGCAGTTCGAGGAGGCGGAGGGCCGCCGGCCGCGGATCCTGGTGGCGAAGATGGGCCAGGACGGGCACGACCGCGGCCAGAAGGTGATCGCCACGGCCTTCGCGGACCTGGGCTTCGACGTGGACGTGGGCCCGCTGTTCCAGACGCCCGAGGAGGTGGCGCGGCAGGCGGTGGAGGCCGATGTGCATATCGTCGGGGTGTCGTCGCTGGCGGCGGGGCATCTGACGCTGGTGCCCGCGCTGCGGGAGGAACTGGCGGCGCAGGACCGGGAGGACATCATGATCGTGGTGGGCGGGGTGATTCCGCCGCAGGACGTGGCGACGCTCCGCGAGTCGGGTGCGGCGGCCGTGTTCCCGCCCGGGACGGTGATCCCGGACGCGGCGTACGACCTGGTCACGACGTTGTCCGCGGCGCTGGGCCACACCTCGTGAGGCCGGTGACCGGGGTAGCCGGCCCGCGGGGCGGCGGGGCGGAGCGGATGTGCCGGTGAGCGTCGATCTCGCCGCCTATGTGAAGGGCGTACGGGAGGGTTCCCGGGCGTACATCGCCCGGGCGGTCACCCTGGTGGAGTCCCGCCGCCCCGACCACCGGGTGCTCGCCCAGGAGCTGCTGTCGGAGCTGCTGCCCCATGCGGGTGCCGCCCGGCGGGTGGGCATCAGCGGGGTGCCGGGGGTCGGCAAGTCGACCTTCATCGACGCGTTGGGCACGATGCTGACGGGGCTCGGCCACCGGGTCGCGGTGCTCGCGGTGGACCCCTCGTCCCGGCGTACCGGCGGTTCCATCCTGGGCGACAAGACCCGGATGGAGCGGCTGTCGACGGATCCGGCGGCCTTCGTCCGGCCGTCGCCTTCGGCGGGCACGCTCGGCGGGGTCGCGAAGGCCACCCGGGAGACGATGGTGGTGATGGAGGCCGCGGGCTACGACGTGGTGCTCGTCGAGACCGTGGGCGTGGGCCAGTCGGAGACCACGGTCGCCCAGATGGTCGACACGTTCCTGCTGCTGACGCTGGCCAGGACCGGGGACCAGCTCCAGGGCATCAAGAAGGGCGTCCTGGAGCTGGCGGACGTGATCGCCGTCAACAAGGCGGACGGGCCCCATGAGCGCGATGCCCGCTCGGCCGCCCGCGAACTCGCCGGGGCGCTGCGCCTGATGCACCCGGCGGACGCGGCCTGGACCCCGCCGGTGCTGTCGTGCAGCGCGCGTGAGTCGGCCGGTCTGGACACGGTGTGGGAGCGGGTGGAGCAGCACCGCGATCTGCTGTCGTCGACGGGGAAGCTCGCCGCGAAGCGCCGTGACCAGCAGATCGACTGGGTGTGGTCGATGGTCCGGGACGAGCTGACGGAGCGGCTGCGTACGCATCCCGCGGTCCGGGACCTGGTTCCGGACGTGGAGCGCGCGGTGCGCGGCGGGGAGCTGACGGCGACGCTGGCGGCGCGGCGGATCCTGGAGGCGTTCGAGAGCCCGCGCTGATCGGGGCCGGATGTTTGCGGCGGACCGGGGGGTGTAGTAATTATGGAAGAGCCCCCGCCCGGGAACTGGGAATTCATAGGGCGGGAGCTCACGCAGTGCAGTGGGTTGACCTGAGCCCCGTCTATGGGGGCTCAGTTCAGCCCTTCAGCCACCTCCCCAGCTTCCACGCGATCCGGACCAGCAGGTCCTCGGCGCGCTGCCGCAGTGATGGCTTCTGCTTCCTGCGACGCCCCATGGGCGCCTCCCCTCAGAACCGGCCGCCGAGATTCCCGGTCGACGGCCCTTCCTTCGGATTCGGGCCGGGCCCCGAGGGGAGGGGCCCGGACGTGTCCGTGAGGGGAGGCGCACCGCAGTGCGCACCGAGCACACTACCTCCGCTCCCCCGTTCGGCCCGACACTCCGTCAACTCGCGTCCACCACGGCCACTCGTGCGAGCGAATCGCCTCGGTCCGGCGTTAGCCTGGCCCTATGCACAGACCTCCCGTATCACACGTACTGACCTGGGAAATCGTCGAGAATCAGGGGTACGAGACCGCCTGGGTAGGGCTCGGGGACGGGGTGCTGGAGGCCCGGGGGCGGGCCGTCGGTATCGCCCCGGAGCCGTACTGGATCACCTATGAGCTGCGGACCGGGCCGGAGTGGACGACCCGGGAGCTGCGGGTGACTGCCGAGTCGGCGGACGGGGTACGGGGTACGGTCCTCGCCCACGACGGCTCCGGGCACTGGACCGTCGACGGCGAGCAGCGGCCCGATCTCGACGGGGCCCTCGACTGCGATCTCGGGCTGTGCCCGCTCACCAACACCATGCCGGTGCTCCGGCACGGACTGCACCGGGCCGGTCCCTCCGGTGCGGCACGGACGTTCACCATGGCGTGGGTGTCGGTGCCCGATCTGACGGTCCGTGCGTCGGAGCAGACGTACACCCCGCTGGAGGAGACGGACGACGGCGGGGCGCTCGTCCGCTACGAGGCGGGCGACTTCCGCCGGGACATCGAGATCGGTGCGGACGGGTTCGTCGTCGACTACCCGGACCTGGCGTATCTGATCGGCCACGCCACCCACGGCTGACCGGGCGGCCGGGCGCGACCGGGCAGCCGTGGAATCGGCGGAACGCGGCGGGTAGCGTGCGCGGTGTGGTGAGTGAGCGACGACCCGACCGGCAGGCCCCTCGTCATCGCCGCGCCCCGCGCGCGGCCCGTGTTCCGGGGGTGGTGGTATGAGGCTCGCCCTGCTGGGCGGCGGCGGGTTCCGGGTTCCGCTGGTGTACGGGGCCCTGCTGGGCGACCGTGCGGAGGGCCGGATCACCGAGCTGGTGCTGTACGACGTCGACTCCGGGCGGCTGACCGCCGTCGCCCGGGTCCTCGCCGAGCAGGCCGAAGGGGTGCCGGACGCCCCGGCCGTGACGGTGACCACCGACCTCGACGAGGCGCTGCGCGGAGCCGACTTCGTCTTCTCGGCGATCCGCGTCGGCGGCCTCGAAGGGCGCGCCGCCGACGAGCGGATCGCGCTGGCGGAGGGTGTGCTGGGCCAGGAGACCGTGGGTGCGGGCGGGATCGCGTACGGGCTGCGCACGGTGCCCGTTGCGGTGGAGATCGCCCGCCGGGTGGCCCGCCTCGCGCCGGATGCCCTGGTCATCAACTTCACCAATCCGGCGGGCCTGGTCACCGAGGCGATGGCCGGGGTGCTGGGCGACCGTGTGGTGGGGATCTGCGATTCGCCGGTGGGCCTCGGGCGGCGGGTCGCCCGGCTGCTCGGCGCCGATCCGGCGACGGCGTGGATCGACTACGCGGGCCTCAACCATCTGGGCTGGCTGCGCGGTCTGCGGGTCGGCGGCCGGGATCTGCTGCCCGGGCTGCTGGCCGATCCGGTACTGCTGGGGTCCTTCGAGGAGGGCCGGCTGTTCGGGGCCGACTGGCTGCGGACCCTGGGCGCCGTCCCCAACGAGTATCTGCACTACTACTACTTCAACCGGGAGACGGTGGCCGCCTACCGGAGCGCGGAGCGGACCCGGGGCGCGTTCCTCCACGAGCAGCAGGACGGGTTCTACGCGGCGATGCGGCGACCTGGCGGCGGCTCGGCGCTGGCGGCCTGGGACCGTACCCGCGCCGAGCGGGAGGCGACGTACATGGCGCACAACCGGCAGGCGGCGGGCGCGGGCGAGCGGGACGCCGCCGATCTGGAGTCCGGGGGCTACGAGCAGGTCGCCCTGGCGCTGATGCGGGCCGTCGCCCGGGACGAGCGCACCACCCTGATCCTCAACGTCCGCAACCGGGGCGCCCTGGCACCGCTGGATGCGGACGCGGTCGTCGAGGTGCCCTGCCTGGTCGACGGCAACGGCGCGCATCCGGTGACCGTCTCCCCGCTGACCGGCCATGCGGCGGGGCTGGTGACCGCGGTGAAGGCGGTGGAGCGGGAGGTGCTGGCGGCGGCCGGGTCCGGATCGCGCGAGCGGGCGGTGGCGGCGTTCGCGCTGCACCCGCTGGTCGACTCGGTGACGGTGGCCCGACGGCTGGTGGATGCCTATGCGGCGGCCCATCCGGGGCTCGCCTATCTGCGGTAGGACCCGGGCGGCTGTCTGGGCAGGCCCCGGGCGGGGTCCGGCGCGCGCCGATAATATGGTGATATGGCTGAGCGCCGTGCCGCGCCGACCGCCCCCGATCTGGTCATCGAGACGGACGACGGCTCCACCGTGATGCATCCGGGCCGGGCATACCAGGTCGGACGGGACCCGCTGTGCGACATCGTGTTCGACGACGACCGTGTGTCATGGCACCACGCCGTCCTGCGGGCCGACGCCGACCACTGGACGGTGGAGGACGAGCACAGCACCAACGGCACCTACGCGGACGGGCTGCGGGTCCGCTCCTGGGACGTGGGCGCGGGCAGCGAGCTGCGGTTCGGCAGCGCCACGGACGGGCCCCGCGCGGTCCTCGTCGACCGGGCCGCCCCCGCCCCCGCCCGTACCGCGCACGGCCCCGCCGCCGCGGAGCATCCTGGCCCGCATGTGTCCGTACCGGCCGCCACCGGCACCTTCCGGCATCCGACGTCGGTACGGCCGCGGCCCGCCCGTACCGTCCGGATCGGCCGGGCCTCCGACAACGACCTCGTCGTCGACGATCTGACGGTCTCCCGCCACCACGCCGAACTGCGGTCCCGCCCCGACGGGACCTACGAGATCGCCGATATCGGCTCCCACAACGGCACCTTCCTCAACGGTGTCGCGGTGACCGTCGCCGCCGTGGCCGAGGGCGACGTCGTCGGCATCGGGCACTCGGACTTCTGTCTCATCGGCGACGAACTCCAGGAGTACGTCGACACCGGCGAGGTCACGCTCGACGTGCAGGAGCTGACGGTGACCGTGGACCGCGGCCGCCGTACCCTCCTCGACCGGGTCACGTTCCCGGTACCCGAGCGCTGTCTGCTGGCCGTGGTCGGCCCCAGCGGCGCCGGAAAGTCGACCCTGCTCAACGCGCTCACCGGGCTGCGGCCCGCCGACGGCGGCGCCGTGCTGTACGACGGCCGTGACCTGTACCGGGACTACGCGGAGCTGCGGCAGCGCATCGGGCTCGTACCGCAGGACGACATCCTGCACACGCAGCTCACCGTGCGCGCGGCCCTCGGGTACGCGGCCGAGCTGCGGTTCCCGCAGGACACGGGCAAGGAGGAGCGGCGCGGCCGGGTCTCCGAGGTGATCCGGGAACTGGGGCTCGGACACCGTGCCCAGCAGCCCGTGCACCGGCTCTCCGGCGGGCAGCGCAAACGGGTCAGCGTGGCCCTGGAGCTGCTGACGAAACCGTCGCTGCTCTTTCTCGACGAGCCGACGTCGGGGCTCGACCCGGGCATGGACCGTTCGGTGATGCAGATGCTGCGGACCCTGGCCGACGACGGACGGACCGTGGTCGTGGTGACGCACAGCGTCCTCAGTCTGGATGTGTGCGACCGGCTGCTGGTCCTGGCGCCGGGCGGCAGGACCGCCTACTACGGGCCGCCGGACGAGGCGCTGGGTTTCTTCGGCCACGAGCGGTGGCCGGAGGCCTTCGCGGCGTTCGAGAACGAGCCCGACCGGGACTGGGCGGGCGACTACGCCGCGTCGGAGCACCACCGGCGCTATGTCACGGAAGCCTCCGCGCAGCCGCCGCCCGAGGCCACCAGGGGGCCCGTGCGCCCGGCGCCGCCGCCCGCGAAGCCGCGGAGCCGGAGCGCCCAGCTGTGGACCCTGGTACGGCGGTACACGGCGGCCCTCAGCGCCGACCGTACGTTCCTCGTGGTGATGATCGCCCTGCCGTTTGTGATGGGGGCGATGGCGCGCGCCCTGGCGGGCAGTGCGCTGACCCGCGATACGGCGATGAACGCCCTGCTGATCCTCTGTGTCGGCGGGGTGCTGACGGGCTCCGCGAACGCCGTGCGCGAGCTGGTGAAGGAGCGGGCGATCTACCGGCGGGAACGGGCCGTGGGGCTGTCCCGGGGGGCGTATCTGCTGTCGAAGGTGGTGGTGCTGGGCACGGTGACGGTGCTCCAGGCCGTGGTCCTCACCCTGATCGGACTGGCCGGGGTGCGGCTCAACGCGCCGGGCGGCAGCGGGGTGCTGCTGCCACCCCTGGTCGAACTGACCCTGGCGGTGGCACTGCTGTCGTTCACGGCGATGATGCTCGGTCTGCTGATCTCCGCCCTGGTCTCCAAGGAGGAGGTCACCATGCCCCTGCTGGTGCTCCTCGCGATCGTGCAGGTCGTGTTCTGCGGGGCACTGCTGGAACTGCACGGGCTTCCGGTCGCGGAACAGCTGGCCTGGCTGGTGCCGTCCCGGTGGGCGCTGGCGGCGATGGCGGCCACGGTGGGGCTGGGGAGACTGGTGCCGGGTGCCCTGACGGCGGATCCGCTGTTCGAGCACTCCGCGGCGGTGTGGCTGCTGGATATGGGCATGATGGTGGTGCTGTCCGTGCTGTACGGCTGGCTGGTCGCCCTCCTCCTGCGCCGCCAGGAGCCCTCCGTGATGCGGAAGTAGGCACCGTTCGATGACCGAGGAGACCGAGGACTTCACCCCGACGCATGTGGTGCCGCCGGGCGGGCTGGCGGCCTGGGAGACTCCGGGCACCTCACGGCCCGCCGCGTCCCTGGACCCGCTGCTGCCGGTGCTGCTGGCCGACCGGCGCGGCGACTGGGGGCGGATCGTCTGTGCGAACGGATGGTCGGCCTGGGTCGACGGCCGGCTGCTGGTCGCGGTGCCGCAGCCGCCGCCCGCGACCGGACGGCCGCTGACCAGGACGGCCGATCAGCGGCCCCAGCTGGCGAAGACGGGCGAGGCGGTCAGCCGCTACCGCAGCGCCGCCGACGATCTCGCGGGCGGCCGGATCGACGGCGAGACCTTCCGCAGCCGGACCCGGGGGCTGCGGGCCGGGGTCGTCATCGACGGCGAGTCCGTATGGCTGTACGAGGCCGAGCACGAGCGGTGGGTGTACGGGGACGGGGTGCGGCTGGGCACGTACGCGGTGTCCCGGGAGGCGCGGGACGACGCCCCGACCGGGGGCACGCCGGACGCACGGCCCGGCGCCGAGCCGGGACAGGGCTCCGTGACCGGATCCGGCGCCGAGGCCCTCACCGGACCCCGGCCGGAGGAACCGCCCGGAGCGGTCGGGGCGCCCGGGGCGCCCGGGACCGGACCGCCGCCGGATGCGCCGCCGCCCACCAGGGTGGTCGCCCCCGACGGCGGTGACGGCGGGGCGGCGCCCCGGCCGACGCGCCCGGGCGGCGAAGGCTGATGGGGCCGCGCGAAACCGGTGCGTCCGGCGGGCCGGACCCGAGCGCGCCGAAGGATGCACCGGCACCGGATCCCCCGTCCGGACGCCCGACCGACCTCGCCGGAAAGCGGATCGCGGACTACCGGATCGAACAGGAGATCGGCCGGGGCGGGATGGCGGTCGTCTACCGGGCCCGTGACCTGCGGCTGGACCGTACTGTCGCACTGAAGCTGCTGGCACCCGAACTGGCCCGCAACGACACCTTTCGCCGCCGGTTCACCCATGAGTCACGGGTGGCCGCCGCCATCGACCACCCCCATATCGTCCCGGTGTTCGAGGCCGGGGAGGCGGACGGGCTGCTGTACATCGCCATGCGGTACGTGCCCGGCCAGGACCTGCGGACCCTGCTGCGCCGGGAGGGCCCGCTGCCCATGGCCACGGCGGGCCGGATCGCCGCGCAGACCGCCTCCGCCCTGGACGCGGCGCACCGGCACGATCTGGTGCACCGCGATGTGAAACCGGGGAACGTCCTGGTCGACGAGGGCACCGACAGCGACCATCCGGAGCATGTGTATCTCACCGACTTCGGGCTGACGAAGAAGTCGCTCTCGCTGACCGGGTTCACGACGGTGGGCCAGTTCGTCGGCACACTGG
Encoded proteins:
- a CDS encoding VOC family protein codes for the protein MAGEISFVELGVADADRARAFYGALLGWSFEPGGMGGGHAFRTPGGPGGIHGGDRGAGPYVFFRVDDLAAALARVTELGGSVDETDLSQDDESTARFGRFVLCHDDQGSPFGLHRPPDPGGSAADR
- a CDS encoding methylmalonyl-CoA mutase family protein, which codes for MTVLPDRPLEGFSLAADFPEADAGTWRRLVAGVLRKTGKDVPEDAVEDALATLVEEGLSVRPLHTGDQTDDTSAPTGLPAFPGFAPFTRGGRPEGGAVAGWDVRQRHDRPDPAAANEAVLADLEHGVTSLWLSVGASGVPVSGLAAALDGVLLDLAPVVLDAGDDVEEAAAVLFGLYERAGTAPAPGGNLGADPFGQAARTGAHDAVTDRLGVAVGLARRCHETVPGLRALTVDALPYHEAGASAAQELGCSLATGVALLRALTDAGLGIEAALGQLEFRYAAGADQFLTIAKLRAARRLWARVAEACGADGTAGAQRQHAVTSPVMMTRRDPWVNMLRTTVAALGAGVGGADAVTVLPFDHALGLPDAFARRIARNTSVILLEESHIGRVIDPAGGSWYVERLTEDLAQRAWEWFQELERAGGQLAALRSGLVETRIGAVWEHRRGKLATRREPVTGVSEFPLLSEAPVKRDPAPEPPAGGLPRVRRDEAFEALRSRSDAAVAAGGDRPRIFLAALGPASAHTARASFTANLFAAGGIEPVHDPVTVDAGSVAAAFAASGAELACICSSDALYAEQAESVAGALKAAGARRVYLAGRPGELRETYERAGVDEFVVAGGDAVAVLTRALDLIGVAP
- the scpA gene encoding methylmalonyl-CoA mutase, which gives rise to MTIPDFTGIELGPGARAAGDDDRWRAAVKESCGRNADDLVWETPEGIPVKPLYTEADLAPVDFLGTYPGIAPYLRGPYPTMYVNQPWTIRQYAGFSTAEESNAFYRRNLAAGQKGLSVAFDLPTHRGYDSDHPRVTGDVGMAGVAIDSIYDMRQLFAGIPLDRMSVSMTMNGAVLPVLALYIVAAEEQGVAPEQLAGTIQNDILKEFMVRNTYIYPPKPSMRIISDIFAFTSRRMPRYNSISISGYHIQEAGATADLELAYTLADGMEYLRAGIGTGLDVDAFAPRLSFFWAIGMNFFMEVAKLRAARLLWAKLVRTFEPKNAKSLSLRTHSQTSGWSLTAQDVFNNVTRTCVEAMAATQGHTQSLHTNALDEALALPTDFSARIARNTQILLQQESGTTRAIDPWGGSAYVERLTYDLARRAWQHIEEVEAAGGMAQAIDAGIPKLRVEEAAARTQARIDSGRQPVIGVNKYRVESDEQIDVLKVDNSAVRAQQIDKLRRLREERDEAVCRDALRALTAAAGSAPGPGLEGNLLALAVDAARAKATVGEISDALEAVYGRHSGQIRTISGVYRGEAGQSPSVARTRTLVEQFEEAEGRRPRILVAKMGQDGHDRGQKVIATAFADLGFDVDVGPLFQTPEEVARQAVEADVHIVGVSSLAAGHLTLVPALREELAAQDREDIMIVVGGVIPPQDVATLRESGAAAVFPPGTVIPDAAYDLVTTLSAALGHTS
- the meaB gene encoding methylmalonyl Co-A mutase-associated GTPase MeaB codes for the protein MSVDLAAYVKGVREGSRAYIARAVTLVESRRPDHRVLAQELLSELLPHAGAARRVGISGVPGVGKSTFIDALGTMLTGLGHRVAVLAVDPSSRRTGGSILGDKTRMERLSTDPAAFVRPSPSAGTLGGVAKATRETMVVMEAAGYDVVLVETVGVGQSETTVAQMVDTFLLLTLARTGDQLQGIKKGVLELADVIAVNKADGPHERDARSAARELAGALRLMHPADAAWTPPVLSCSARESAGLDTVWERVEQHRDLLSSTGKLAAKRRDQQIDWVWSMVRDELTERLRTHPAVRDLVPDVERAVRGGELTATLAARRILEAFESPR
- a CDS encoding putative glycolipid-binding domain-containing protein gives rise to the protein MHRPPVSHVLTWEIVENQGYETAWVGLGDGVLEARGRAVGIAPEPYWITYELRTGPEWTTRELRVTAESADGVRGTVLAHDGSGHWTVDGEQRPDLDGALDCDLGLCPLTNTMPVLRHGLHRAGPSGAARTFTMAWVSVPDLTVRASEQTYTPLEETDDGGALVRYEAGDFRRDIEIGADGFVVDYPDLAYLIGHATHG
- a CDS encoding 6-phospho-beta-glucosidase, encoding MRLALLGGGGFRVPLVYGALLGDRAEGRITELVLYDVDSGRLTAVARVLAEQAEGVPDAPAVTVTTDLDEALRGADFVFSAIRVGGLEGRAADERIALAEGVLGQETVGAGGIAYGLRTVPVAVEIARRVARLAPDALVINFTNPAGLVTEAMAGVLGDRVVGICDSPVGLGRRVARLLGADPATAWIDYAGLNHLGWLRGLRVGGRDLLPGLLADPVLLGSFEEGRLFGADWLRTLGAVPNEYLHYYYFNRETVAAYRSAERTRGAFLHEQQDGFYAAMRRPGGGSALAAWDRTRAEREATYMAHNRQAAGAGERDAADLESGGYEQVALALMRAVARDERTTLILNVRNRGALAPLDADAVVEVPCLVDGNGAHPVTVSPLTGHAAGLVTAVKAVEREVLAAAGSGSRERAVAAFALHPLVDSVTVARRLVDAYAAAHPGLAYLR
- a CDS encoding ABC transporter ATP-binding protein/permease, whose amino-acid sequence is MAERRAAPTAPDLVIETDDGSTVMHPGRAYQVGRDPLCDIVFDDDRVSWHHAVLRADADHWTVEDEHSTNGTYADGLRVRSWDVGAGSELRFGSATDGPRAVLVDRAAPAPARTAHGPAAAEHPGPHVSVPAATGTFRHPTSVRPRPARTVRIGRASDNDLVVDDLTVSRHHAELRSRPDGTYEIADIGSHNGTFLNGVAVTVAAVAEGDVVGIGHSDFCLIGDELQEYVDTGEVTLDVQELTVTVDRGRRTLLDRVTFPVPERCLLAVVGPSGAGKSTLLNALTGLRPADGGAVLYDGRDLYRDYAELRQRIGLVPQDDILHTQLTVRAALGYAAELRFPQDTGKEERRGRVSEVIRELGLGHRAQQPVHRLSGGQRKRVSVALELLTKPSLLFLDEPTSGLDPGMDRSVMQMLRTLADDGRTVVVVTHSVLSLDVCDRLLVLAPGGRTAYYGPPDEALGFFGHERWPEAFAAFENEPDRDWAGDYAASEHHRRYVTEASAQPPPEATRGPVRPAPPPAKPRSRSAQLWTLVRRYTAALSADRTFLVVMIALPFVMGAMARALAGSALTRDTAMNALLILCVGGVLTGSANAVRELVKERAIYRRERAVGLSRGAYLLSKVVVLGTVTVLQAVVLTLIGLAGVRLNAPGGSGVLLPPLVELTLAVALLSFTAMMLGLLISALVSKEEVTMPLLVLLAIVQVVFCGALLELHGLPVAEQLAWLVPSRWALAAMAATVGLGRLVPGALTADPLFEHSAAVWLLDMGMMVVLSVLYGWLVALLLRRQEPSVMRK